A region of Coturnix japonica isolate 7356 chromosome 15, Coturnix japonica 2.1, whole genome shotgun sequence DNA encodes the following proteins:
- the SGSM1 gene encoding small G protein signaling modulator 1 isoform X2, translating to MAAAPAEAETRQRLLRTVKKEVKQIMEEAVTRKFVHEDSSHIISFCAAVEACVLYGLKRRAAGFLRSNKIAALFMKVGKSFPLAEELCKKVQDMEQLIENARTQVQSIPENVRKMPKLPNLSPQAIKHLWIRTALFDKVLDKIVHYLVENSSKYYEKEALLMDPVDGPILASLLVGPCALEYTKMKTADHFWTDPSADELVQRHRIHSSHCRQDSPTKRPALCIQKRHSSGSMDDRPSLSARDYVESLHQNSRATLLYGKNNVLVQPRDDMEAIPGYLSLHQTADIMALKWTPNQLMNGSVGDLDYEKSPSSKTSQCPDVTKEERSRMANVYWDYAMTIRLEEIVYLHCHQQVDSGGTVVLVSQDGIQRPPLRFPRGGHLLQFLSCLENGLLPHGQLDPPLWSQRGKGKVFPRLRKRSPQGSSESASDKEDDEATDYVFRIIYPGTQSEFVPQDLMDTQGPGLPPIWQPSTRKSSCSSCSQSGSSDGAPANGCSHERAPLKLLCDNMKYQILSRAFYGWLAYCRHLSTVRTHLSALVNHSIVSPDVPCSASSGLTVDIWQKYLEDSTSYEDQELLRLIYYGGIQHEIRKAVWPFLLGHYQFGMTEAERKEADDQIRTCYEHTMAEWLGCEAIVRQREKESHAAALAKCSSGASLDSHIQRMMHRDSTISNESSQSCSSGRQNHVRLQSDSSSSTQVFESVDEVEQTEADTQLEDGKQSKIPNGTVPNGTCSPDSGHPSSQNFSITSGFSERSFSNEDSALETTKSSASSHGKVGGSEPAPQDMDGALQEEKLQGQDSLEGEFPTGGGMDFIAVAESSAAVLRGCDAVALTVVESWAESEAEKQSLVESEDNLSEEPEMESLYPQLDSLAVADLATNEASPISSTGVTYSPELLDMYTVNLHRIEKDVQRCDRNYWYFTPTNLEKLRNIMCSYIWQHIEIGYVQGMCDLLAPLLVILDDEALAFSCFTELMKRMNQNFPHGGAMDTHFANMRSLIQILDSELFELMHQNGDYTHFYFCYRWFLLDFKRELVYDDVFAVWETIWAAARVSSAHYVLFIALALVEMYRDIILENNMDFTDIIKFFNEMAERHNTKQILKLARDLVYKVQTLIENK from the exons ATGGCGGCGGCCCCGGCGG AAGCGGAGACCCGGCAGCGGCTGCTGCGCACCGTCAAGAAGGAG GTGAAGCAGATCATGGAGGAGGCGGTGACGAGGAAGTTTGTGCACGAGGACAGCAGCCACATCATCTCCTTCTGTG ctgctgtggaagCGTGTGTCCTGTATGGGCTGAAGCGCAGGGCAGCAGGATTCCTGCGCAGCAACAAGATAGCAGCTCTGTTCATGAAGGTGGGCAAGAGCTTTCCTCTGGCAGAGGAGCTTTGCAAGAAGGTGCAAGACATGGAGCAGCTCATCGAGAATGC ACGAACTCAAGTCCAGAGCATCCCAGAGAACGTGCGTAAGATGCCAAAGCTGCCCAACCTGTCTCCTCAGGCCATCAAGCACCTCTGGATCCGCACAGCTCTCTTTGACAAGGTCTTGGATAAAATCGTGCATTACTTAGTGGAGAACAGCAG tAAATACTATGAGAAAGAAGCTCTCCTGATGGATCCTGTGGATGGACCAATTCTTGCATCTTTGTTGG tGGGGCCCTGCGCGCTGGAGTACACCAAGATGAAGACAGCCGACCACTTCTGGACAGACCCTTCTGCTGATGAGTTGGTGCAGCGGCACCGTATCCACAGCTCACACTGTCGCCAGGACTCACCCACCAAGCGCCCGGCGCTCTGT ATTCAGAAGAGGCATTCCAGTGGCAGCATGGACGACCGGCCATCGCTGTCTGCCAGGGACTACGTGGAGTCACTGCACCAGAACTCCCGAGCCACGCTCCTCTATGGCAAAAACAACGTCCTGGTGCAGCCA CGAGATGACATGGAGGCCATCCCAGGTTATCTGTCCCTTCACCAGACTGCAGACATCATGGCACTGAAGTGGACTCCCAACCAGCTGATGAATGGCTCTGTGGGGGATCTGGACTATGAGAAGAG CCCAAGCTCTAAAACTTCCCAGTGTCCAGACGTGACCAAGGAGGAGAGGAGTCGGATGGCAAA TGTGTACTGGGACTATGCCATGACTATTCGCCTGGAAGAGATAGTCTATTTGCACTGCCACCAGCAAG TAGACAGCGGTGGAACGGTTGTCTTGGTGAGCCAGGATGGGATCCAGAGGCCTCCATTGAGGTTCCCCAGAGGAGGGCACTTGCTGCAGTTCCTGTCCTGCTTGGAGAATGGGCTCCTGCCCCATGGGCAGCTGGACCCACCCCTCTGGTCCCAGCGGGGAAAG GGGAAGGTGTTTCCCAGGCTGAGGAAGCGAAGTCCCCAGGGCTCCTCCGAGTCTGCGTCTGACAAGGAAGATGACGAAGCCACAGATTATGTTTTCAGGATAATTTACCCGGGGACACAGTCTGAGTTCG TGCCCCAGGACCTGATGGATACCCAGGGCCCTGGCCTCCCTCCCATATGGCAGCCCAGCACACGCAagtcctcctgctcctcctgctcacaGAGCGGCTCCTCTGATGGTGCACCAGCCAACGGCTGCAGCCATGAGAG AGCTCCTCTGAAGCTCCTGTGTGACAATATGAAGTACCAGATCCTCTCCCGGGCTTTCTATGGAT GGCTGGCCTACTGCAGACACCTCTCCACGGTGCGAACTCACCTCTCTGCACTGGTTAACCACAGCATCGTGTCTCCCGACGTGCCCTGCAGTGCTAGCTCAGGACTGACTGTGGACATATGGCAGAAGTACCTGGAGGACAGCACG AGTTACGAGGACCAGGAGCTGCTGCGGCTGATCTACTACGGTGGGATCCAGCATGAGATCAGGAAGGCTGTCTGGCCCTTCCTTTTGGGCCATTATCAGTTTGGGATGACAGAAGCGGAAAGGAAAGAG gctgaTGACCAGATCCGCACCTGCTACGAGCACACCATGGCTGAGTGGTTGGGCTGTGAAGCCATCGTCCggcagagggagaaggagtCTCACGCAGCAGCTCTGGCCAAGTGCTCCTCTGGGGCCAGCCTGGATTCCCACATCCAGAGGATGATGCACAGGGACTCGACGATCAGCAATGAG TCCtcgcagagctgcagctctggccgACAGAATCACGTCCGGCTGCAGAGCGACTCCAGCTCCAGCACTCAG gtGTTTGAGTCGGTTGATGAGGTGGAGCAGACGGAAGCAGACACTCAGCTCGAAGATGGCAAACAAAGCAAGATCCCCAATGGGACCGTCCCCAATGGCACATGTTCCCCTGATTCGGGCCATCCCTCTTCCCAGAACTTCTCCATCACTTCAGGCTTCTCGGAGCGCAGCTTCAGCAATGAGGACAGTGCCCTGGAAACCACCAAGTCCTCAGCCAGCTCACATGGGAAGGTGGGAGGCTCAGAGCCAGCCCCGCAGGACATGGATGGAGccctgcaggaggaaaagctgcagGGCCAGGACAGCCTGGAGGGTGAATTTCCCACTGGAGGAGGCATGGACTTCATTGCTGTGGCCGAGAGCTCGGCAGCAGTCCTGCGTGGTTGTGATGCTGTGGCCCTGACGGTGGTGGAGAGCTGGGCGGAAAGCgaagctgaaaagcaaagcttgGTGGAGAGTGAGGATAACCTCTCTGAAGAGCCAGAGATGGAGAGCTTGTACCCACAGCTGGACTCACTGGCTGTGGCTGATCTGGCCACCAATGAAGCATCTCCCATCTCCTCAACAGGTGTCACCTACTCT CCGGAGCTGCTGGATATGTACACGGTGAACCTGCACCGCATCGAGAAGGACGTGCAGCGGTGCGACCGCAACTACTGGTATTTCACCCCCACCAACCTGGAGAAGCTCCGTAACATCATGTGCAG cTACATCTGGCAGCACATTGAGATTGGCTACGTGCAGGGGATGTGCGACCTGCTGGCCCCTCTCCTGGTCATCCTGGATGACG AAGCCCTGGCTTTCAGCTGCTTCACTGAGCTCATGAAAAGGATGAATCAGAATTTCCCCCACGGCGGAGCCATGGACACTCACTTTGCCAACATGAGATCCCTGATCCAG ATTCTGGACTCTGAGCTCTTTGAGCTGATGCACCAGAATGGTGATTACACCCATTTCTACTTCTGCTACCGATGGTTTCTCCTGGACTTCAAGAGAG AGCTGGTGTATGACgatgtttttgctgtttgggAGACCATCTGGGCAGCTGCACGCGTTTCCTCTGCACACTATGTGCTCTTCATTGCCCTGGCTTTGGTGGAAATGTACCGGGATATCATTTTGGAGAACAACATGGATTTTACAGACATCATCAAGTTTTTCAATG AAATGGCTGAGCGGCACAACACCAAGCAGATCTTGAAGCTGGCTCGAGACCTTGTGTACAAAGTGCAGACTCTGATCGAAAACAAGTGA
- the SGSM1 gene encoding small G protein signaling modulator 1 isoform X3 yields MAAAPAEAETRQRLLRTVKKEVKQIMEEAVTRKFVHEDSSHIISFCAAVEACVLYGLKRRAAGFLRSNKIAALFMKVGKSFPLAEELCKKVQDMEQLIENARTQVQSIPENVRKMPKLPNLSPQAIKHLWIRTALFDKVLDKIVHYLVENSSKYYEKEALLMDPVDGPILASLLVGPCALEYTKMKTADHFWTDPSADELVQRHRIHSSHCRQDSPTKRPALCIQKRHSSGSMDDRPSLSARDYVESLHQNSRATLLYGKNNVLVQPRDDMEAIPGYLSLHQTADIMALKWTPNQLMNGSVGDLDYEKSPSSKTSQCPDVTKEERSRMANVYWDYAMTIRLEEIVYLHCHQQDSGGTVVLVSQDGIQRPPLRFPRGGHLLQFLSCLENGLLPHGQLDPPLWSQRGKGKVFPRLRKRSPQGSSESASDKEDDEATDYVFRIIYPGTQSEFVPQDLMDTQGPGLPPIWQPSTRKSSCSSCSQSGSSDGAPANGCSHERAPLKLLCDNMKYQILSRAFYGWLAYCRHLSTVRTHLSALVNHSIVSPDVPCSASSGLTVDIWQKYLEDSTSYEDQELLRLIYYGGIQHEIRKAVWPFLLGHYQFGMTEAERKEADDQIRTCYEHTMAEWLGCEAIVRQREKESHAAALAKCSSGASLDSHIQRMMHRDSTISNESSQSCSSGRQNHVRLQSDSSSSTQVFESVDEVEQTEADTQLEDGKQSKIPNGTVPNGTCSPDSGHPSSQNFSITSGFSERSFSNEDSALETTKSSASSHGKVGGSEPAPQDMDGALQEEKLQGQDSLEGEFPTGGGMDFIAVAESSAAVLRGCDAVALTVVESWAESEAEKQSLVESEDNLSEEPEMESLYPQLDSLAVADLATNEASPISSTGVTYSPELLDMYTVNLHRIEKDVQRCDRNYWYFTPTNLEKLRNIMCSYIWQHIEIGYVQGMCDLLAPLLVILDDEALAFSCFTELMKRMNQNFPHGGAMDTHFANMRSLIQILDSELFELMHQNGDYTHFYFCYRWFLLDFKRELVYDDVFAVWETIWAAARVSSAHYVLFIALALVEMYRDIILENNMDFTDIIKFFNEMAERHNTKQILKLARDLVYKVQTLIENK; encoded by the exons ATGGCGGCGGCCCCGGCGG AAGCGGAGACCCGGCAGCGGCTGCTGCGCACCGTCAAGAAGGAG GTGAAGCAGATCATGGAGGAGGCGGTGACGAGGAAGTTTGTGCACGAGGACAGCAGCCACATCATCTCCTTCTGTG ctgctgtggaagCGTGTGTCCTGTATGGGCTGAAGCGCAGGGCAGCAGGATTCCTGCGCAGCAACAAGATAGCAGCTCTGTTCATGAAGGTGGGCAAGAGCTTTCCTCTGGCAGAGGAGCTTTGCAAGAAGGTGCAAGACATGGAGCAGCTCATCGAGAATGC ACGAACTCAAGTCCAGAGCATCCCAGAGAACGTGCGTAAGATGCCAAAGCTGCCCAACCTGTCTCCTCAGGCCATCAAGCACCTCTGGATCCGCACAGCTCTCTTTGACAAGGTCTTGGATAAAATCGTGCATTACTTAGTGGAGAACAGCAG tAAATACTATGAGAAAGAAGCTCTCCTGATGGATCCTGTGGATGGACCAATTCTTGCATCTTTGTTGG tGGGGCCCTGCGCGCTGGAGTACACCAAGATGAAGACAGCCGACCACTTCTGGACAGACCCTTCTGCTGATGAGTTGGTGCAGCGGCACCGTATCCACAGCTCACACTGTCGCCAGGACTCACCCACCAAGCGCCCGGCGCTCTGT ATTCAGAAGAGGCATTCCAGTGGCAGCATGGACGACCGGCCATCGCTGTCTGCCAGGGACTACGTGGAGTCACTGCACCAGAACTCCCGAGCCACGCTCCTCTATGGCAAAAACAACGTCCTGGTGCAGCCA CGAGATGACATGGAGGCCATCCCAGGTTATCTGTCCCTTCACCAGACTGCAGACATCATGGCACTGAAGTGGACTCCCAACCAGCTGATGAATGGCTCTGTGGGGGATCTGGACTATGAGAAGAG CCCAAGCTCTAAAACTTCCCAGTGTCCAGACGTGACCAAGGAGGAGAGGAGTCGGATGGCAAA TGTGTACTGGGACTATGCCATGACTATTCGCCTGGAAGAGATAGTCTATTTGCACTGCCACCAGCAAG ACAGCGGTGGAACGGTTGTCTTGGTGAGCCAGGATGGGATCCAGAGGCCTCCATTGAGGTTCCCCAGAGGAGGGCACTTGCTGCAGTTCCTGTCCTGCTTGGAGAATGGGCTCCTGCCCCATGGGCAGCTGGACCCACCCCTCTGGTCCCAGCGGGGAAAG GGGAAGGTGTTTCCCAGGCTGAGGAAGCGAAGTCCCCAGGGCTCCTCCGAGTCTGCGTCTGACAAGGAAGATGACGAAGCCACAGATTATGTTTTCAGGATAATTTACCCGGGGACACAGTCTGAGTTCG TGCCCCAGGACCTGATGGATACCCAGGGCCCTGGCCTCCCTCCCATATGGCAGCCCAGCACACGCAagtcctcctgctcctcctgctcacaGAGCGGCTCCTCTGATGGTGCACCAGCCAACGGCTGCAGCCATGAGAG AGCTCCTCTGAAGCTCCTGTGTGACAATATGAAGTACCAGATCCTCTCCCGGGCTTTCTATGGAT GGCTGGCCTACTGCAGACACCTCTCCACGGTGCGAACTCACCTCTCTGCACTGGTTAACCACAGCATCGTGTCTCCCGACGTGCCCTGCAGTGCTAGCTCAGGACTGACTGTGGACATATGGCAGAAGTACCTGGAGGACAGCACG AGTTACGAGGACCAGGAGCTGCTGCGGCTGATCTACTACGGTGGGATCCAGCATGAGATCAGGAAGGCTGTCTGGCCCTTCCTTTTGGGCCATTATCAGTTTGGGATGACAGAAGCGGAAAGGAAAGAG gctgaTGACCAGATCCGCACCTGCTACGAGCACACCATGGCTGAGTGGTTGGGCTGTGAAGCCATCGTCCggcagagggagaaggagtCTCACGCAGCAGCTCTGGCCAAGTGCTCCTCTGGGGCCAGCCTGGATTCCCACATCCAGAGGATGATGCACAGGGACTCGACGATCAGCAATGAG TCCtcgcagagctgcagctctggccgACAGAATCACGTCCGGCTGCAGAGCGACTCCAGCTCCAGCACTCAG gtGTTTGAGTCGGTTGATGAGGTGGAGCAGACGGAAGCAGACACTCAGCTCGAAGATGGCAAACAAAGCAAGATCCCCAATGGGACCGTCCCCAATGGCACATGTTCCCCTGATTCGGGCCATCCCTCTTCCCAGAACTTCTCCATCACTTCAGGCTTCTCGGAGCGCAGCTTCAGCAATGAGGACAGTGCCCTGGAAACCACCAAGTCCTCAGCCAGCTCACATGGGAAGGTGGGAGGCTCAGAGCCAGCCCCGCAGGACATGGATGGAGccctgcaggaggaaaagctgcagGGCCAGGACAGCCTGGAGGGTGAATTTCCCACTGGAGGAGGCATGGACTTCATTGCTGTGGCCGAGAGCTCGGCAGCAGTCCTGCGTGGTTGTGATGCTGTGGCCCTGACGGTGGTGGAGAGCTGGGCGGAAAGCgaagctgaaaagcaaagcttgGTGGAGAGTGAGGATAACCTCTCTGAAGAGCCAGAGATGGAGAGCTTGTACCCACAGCTGGACTCACTGGCTGTGGCTGATCTGGCCACCAATGAAGCATCTCCCATCTCCTCAACAGGTGTCACCTACTCT CCGGAGCTGCTGGATATGTACACGGTGAACCTGCACCGCATCGAGAAGGACGTGCAGCGGTGCGACCGCAACTACTGGTATTTCACCCCCACCAACCTGGAGAAGCTCCGTAACATCATGTGCAG cTACATCTGGCAGCACATTGAGATTGGCTACGTGCAGGGGATGTGCGACCTGCTGGCCCCTCTCCTGGTCATCCTGGATGACG AAGCCCTGGCTTTCAGCTGCTTCACTGAGCTCATGAAAAGGATGAATCAGAATTTCCCCCACGGCGGAGCCATGGACACTCACTTTGCCAACATGAGATCCCTGATCCAG ATTCTGGACTCTGAGCTCTTTGAGCTGATGCACCAGAATGGTGATTACACCCATTTCTACTTCTGCTACCGATGGTTTCTCCTGGACTTCAAGAGAG AGCTGGTGTATGACgatgtttttgctgtttgggAGACCATCTGGGCAGCTGCACGCGTTTCCTCTGCACACTATGTGCTCTTCATTGCCCTGGCTTTGGTGGAAATGTACCGGGATATCATTTTGGAGAACAACATGGATTTTACAGACATCATCAAGTTTTTCAATG AAATGGCTGAGCGGCACAACACCAAGCAGATCTTGAAGCTGGCTCGAGACCTTGTGTACAAAGTGCAGACTCTGATCGAAAACAAGTGA
- the SGSM1 gene encoding small G protein signaling modulator 1 isoform X1 gives MAAAPAEAETRQRLLRTVKKEVKQIMEEAVTRKFVHEDSSHIISFCAAVEACVLYGLKRRAAGFLRSNKIAALFMKVGKSFPLAEELCKKVQDMEQLIENARTQVQSIPENVRKMPKLPNLSPQAIKHLWIRTALFDKVLDKIVHYLVENSSKYYEKEALLMDPVDGPILASLLVGPCALEYTKMKTADHFWTDPSADELVQRHRIHSSHCRQDSPTKRPALCIQKRHSSGSMDDRPSLSARDYVESLHQNSRATLLYGKNNVLVQPRDDMEAIPGYLSLHQTADIMALKWTPNQLMNGSVGDLDYEKSPSSKTSQCPDVTKEERSRMANVYWDYAMTIRLEEIVYLHCHQQVDSGGTVVLVSQDGIQRPPLRFPRGGHLLQFLSCLENGLLPHGQLDPPLWSQRGKGKVFPRLRKRSPQGSSESASDKEDDEATDYVFRIIYPGTQSEFVTINGHSHPFFASVISITAGRGKVVRIPAASKVVVIHKWSPVHSNVSRPPLAALGATQHQLPQDLMDTQGPGLPPIWQPSTRKSSCSSCSQSGSSDGAPANGCSHERAPLKLLCDNMKYQILSRAFYGWLAYCRHLSTVRTHLSALVNHSIVSPDVPCSASSGLTVDIWQKYLEDSTSYEDQELLRLIYYGGIQHEIRKAVWPFLLGHYQFGMTEAERKEADDQIRTCYEHTMAEWLGCEAIVRQREKESHAAALAKCSSGASLDSHIQRMMHRDSTISNESSQSCSSGRQNHVRLQSDSSSSTQVFESVDEVEQTEADTQLEDGKQSKIPNGTVPNGTCSPDSGHPSSQNFSITSGFSERSFSNEDSALETTKSSASSHGKVGGSEPAPQDMDGALQEEKLQGQDSLEGEFPTGGGMDFIAVAESSAAVLRGCDAVALTVVESWAESEAEKQSLVESEDNLSEEPEMESLYPQLDSLAVADLATNEASPISSTGVTYSPELLDMYTVNLHRIEKDVQRCDRNYWYFTPTNLEKLRNIMCSYIWQHIEIGYVQGMCDLLAPLLVILDDEALAFSCFTELMKRMNQNFPHGGAMDTHFANMRSLIQILDSELFELMHQNGDYTHFYFCYRWFLLDFKRELVYDDVFAVWETIWAAARVSSAHYVLFIALALVEMYRDIILENNMDFTDIIKFFNEMAERHNTKQILKLARDLVYKVQTLIENK, from the exons ATGGCGGCGGCCCCGGCGG AAGCGGAGACCCGGCAGCGGCTGCTGCGCACCGTCAAGAAGGAG GTGAAGCAGATCATGGAGGAGGCGGTGACGAGGAAGTTTGTGCACGAGGACAGCAGCCACATCATCTCCTTCTGTG ctgctgtggaagCGTGTGTCCTGTATGGGCTGAAGCGCAGGGCAGCAGGATTCCTGCGCAGCAACAAGATAGCAGCTCTGTTCATGAAGGTGGGCAAGAGCTTTCCTCTGGCAGAGGAGCTTTGCAAGAAGGTGCAAGACATGGAGCAGCTCATCGAGAATGC ACGAACTCAAGTCCAGAGCATCCCAGAGAACGTGCGTAAGATGCCAAAGCTGCCCAACCTGTCTCCTCAGGCCATCAAGCACCTCTGGATCCGCACAGCTCTCTTTGACAAGGTCTTGGATAAAATCGTGCATTACTTAGTGGAGAACAGCAG tAAATACTATGAGAAAGAAGCTCTCCTGATGGATCCTGTGGATGGACCAATTCTTGCATCTTTGTTGG tGGGGCCCTGCGCGCTGGAGTACACCAAGATGAAGACAGCCGACCACTTCTGGACAGACCCTTCTGCTGATGAGTTGGTGCAGCGGCACCGTATCCACAGCTCACACTGTCGCCAGGACTCACCCACCAAGCGCCCGGCGCTCTGT ATTCAGAAGAGGCATTCCAGTGGCAGCATGGACGACCGGCCATCGCTGTCTGCCAGGGACTACGTGGAGTCACTGCACCAGAACTCCCGAGCCACGCTCCTCTATGGCAAAAACAACGTCCTGGTGCAGCCA CGAGATGACATGGAGGCCATCCCAGGTTATCTGTCCCTTCACCAGACTGCAGACATCATGGCACTGAAGTGGACTCCCAACCAGCTGATGAATGGCTCTGTGGGGGATCTGGACTATGAGAAGAG CCCAAGCTCTAAAACTTCCCAGTGTCCAGACGTGACCAAGGAGGAGAGGAGTCGGATGGCAAA TGTGTACTGGGACTATGCCATGACTATTCGCCTGGAAGAGATAGTCTATTTGCACTGCCACCAGCAAG TAGACAGCGGTGGAACGGTTGTCTTGGTGAGCCAGGATGGGATCCAGAGGCCTCCATTGAGGTTCCCCAGAGGAGGGCACTTGCTGCAGTTCCTGTCCTGCTTGGAGAATGGGCTCCTGCCCCATGGGCAGCTGGACCCACCCCTCTGGTCCCAGCGGGGAAAG GGGAAGGTGTTTCCCAGGCTGAGGAAGCGAAGTCCCCAGGGCTCCTCCGAGTCTGCGTCTGACAAGGAAGATGACGAAGCCACAGATTATGTTTTCAGGATAATTTACCCGGGGACACAGTCTGAGTTCG TTACCATTAACGGTCATTCCCATCCATTCTTTGCGTCTGTCATCTCCATCACTGCTGGGAGAGGGAAGGTGGTGAGGATTCCAGCTGCAAGCAAGGTGGTGGTGATCCACAAATGGTCTCCAGTTCACTCCAATGTGTCCCGACCCCCCCTGGCAGCTCTGGGGGCCACTCAGCATCAGT TGCCCCAGGACCTGATGGATACCCAGGGCCCTGGCCTCCCTCCCATATGGCAGCCCAGCACACGCAagtcctcctgctcctcctgctcacaGAGCGGCTCCTCTGATGGTGCACCAGCCAACGGCTGCAGCCATGAGAG AGCTCCTCTGAAGCTCCTGTGTGACAATATGAAGTACCAGATCCTCTCCCGGGCTTTCTATGGAT GGCTGGCCTACTGCAGACACCTCTCCACGGTGCGAACTCACCTCTCTGCACTGGTTAACCACAGCATCGTGTCTCCCGACGTGCCCTGCAGTGCTAGCTCAGGACTGACTGTGGACATATGGCAGAAGTACCTGGAGGACAGCACG AGTTACGAGGACCAGGAGCTGCTGCGGCTGATCTACTACGGTGGGATCCAGCATGAGATCAGGAAGGCTGTCTGGCCCTTCCTTTTGGGCCATTATCAGTTTGGGATGACAGAAGCGGAAAGGAAAGAG gctgaTGACCAGATCCGCACCTGCTACGAGCACACCATGGCTGAGTGGTTGGGCTGTGAAGCCATCGTCCggcagagggagaaggagtCTCACGCAGCAGCTCTGGCCAAGTGCTCCTCTGGGGCCAGCCTGGATTCCCACATCCAGAGGATGATGCACAGGGACTCGACGATCAGCAATGAG TCCtcgcagagctgcagctctggccgACAGAATCACGTCCGGCTGCAGAGCGACTCCAGCTCCAGCACTCAG gtGTTTGAGTCGGTTGATGAGGTGGAGCAGACGGAAGCAGACACTCAGCTCGAAGATGGCAAACAAAGCAAGATCCCCAATGGGACCGTCCCCAATGGCACATGTTCCCCTGATTCGGGCCATCCCTCTTCCCAGAACTTCTCCATCACTTCAGGCTTCTCGGAGCGCAGCTTCAGCAATGAGGACAGTGCCCTGGAAACCACCAAGTCCTCAGCCAGCTCACATGGGAAGGTGGGAGGCTCAGAGCCAGCCCCGCAGGACATGGATGGAGccctgcaggaggaaaagctgcagGGCCAGGACAGCCTGGAGGGTGAATTTCCCACTGGAGGAGGCATGGACTTCATTGCTGTGGCCGAGAGCTCGGCAGCAGTCCTGCGTGGTTGTGATGCTGTGGCCCTGACGGTGGTGGAGAGCTGGGCGGAAAGCgaagctgaaaagcaaagcttgGTGGAGAGTGAGGATAACCTCTCTGAAGAGCCAGAGATGGAGAGCTTGTACCCACAGCTGGACTCACTGGCTGTGGCTGATCTGGCCACCAATGAAGCATCTCCCATCTCCTCAACAGGTGTCACCTACTCT CCGGAGCTGCTGGATATGTACACGGTGAACCTGCACCGCATCGAGAAGGACGTGCAGCGGTGCGACCGCAACTACTGGTATTTCACCCCCACCAACCTGGAGAAGCTCCGTAACATCATGTGCAG cTACATCTGGCAGCACATTGAGATTGGCTACGTGCAGGGGATGTGCGACCTGCTGGCCCCTCTCCTGGTCATCCTGGATGACG AAGCCCTGGCTTTCAGCTGCTTCACTGAGCTCATGAAAAGGATGAATCAGAATTTCCCCCACGGCGGAGCCATGGACACTCACTTTGCCAACATGAGATCCCTGATCCAG ATTCTGGACTCTGAGCTCTTTGAGCTGATGCACCAGAATGGTGATTACACCCATTTCTACTTCTGCTACCGATGGTTTCTCCTGGACTTCAAGAGAG AGCTGGTGTATGACgatgtttttgctgtttgggAGACCATCTGGGCAGCTGCACGCGTTTCCTCTGCACACTATGTGCTCTTCATTGCCCTGGCTTTGGTGGAAATGTACCGGGATATCATTTTGGAGAACAACATGGATTTTACAGACATCATCAAGTTTTTCAATG AAATGGCTGAGCGGCACAACACCAAGCAGATCTTGAAGCTGGCTCGAGACCTTGTGTACAAAGTGCAGACTCTGATCGAAAACAAGTGA